One Algoriphagus sp. Y33 genomic window, CAATAAATACTGCTGCAACTCCTTGATAGAGACTGGTTCCATCCATATTCACTGTGGCACCCAATGGCAACACAAAGCTGGAAACCTCTTCCGACACACCCAATTCCTCTTCCACTTGCTTCATTGTGACAGGAAGCGTAGCAGAACTCGAACTGGTCGAGAATGCTAACAATTGAGCCGGCCTTATCGCTTTAAAGAAATCCTTGTATTTCACCTTGGTGAACGCCATCAAAATTGCGGGATAAACAACCAAAATCATGATAAACAACCCTCCCAATACCACTAAGCTATATTTCAACAATGCCATCAAAAGCTGCAGAGCGGAATCTGGATTTTCTCCTGCAATTTCCACGATCAAAGATGCCATCAAAGCAAATACTCCATAAGGGGCTATCATCATAATGTAATTCACGATCTGGATAATGACATCGTTCATCCCGTCAAAAAATGCTACAACAGGCGCCGCCTTACTCTTTTGCACTTGCAAAAGCGCTACTCCGACCAAAATGGCAAAGAACACAACTTGCAGCATAGCGGCATTATCTGTTGTGGCTTGAAAAACATTCTCAGGAACGATGTCCACCAAAGGCTGTAGCGGGCTTTGCTTTTGCAATTCAGCTGCCTGTCCCACTCTAGACCCGGCATCGCCCTCATACAAAGACATCAAATTCTCCCGGGTTTCCGGAGGCAAGCTTTTACCCGGTTTGAAAATATTGACAAGCAACAAGCCTATAGTAATTGCCAGGACGGTTGTACACAGGTATGTCCCAATTGTTTTCCCGCCAATCCGGCTGAGTTTGGAGATGTCTCCCAAGTTAGAAACACCTACAATCAGCGAAGCCAGCACTAGAGGCACGGCGATCATTTTCAGGCCATTGATGAAAATCGTTCCAAATGGCTTGACATAATCAATAGTGAAAGAATTAGGAATGGAAGTTTTAATGACCACTAAACCAAAAATCAACCCCAGAACAAGTCCGATGATAATTTGGGTATGTAAGGGTATCTTTTTAAACATCATATTTGGGTTAGAAGTCTTGCAGTTTATTACTTTTTGCCAACAAAATATAATCCACTATGACCAAAGCCGCCATAGCTTCCACAATCGGCACAGCTCTAGGTACTACACATGGATCATGGCGGCCCTTTCCCGAAACCACCACGTCTTCACCTGCTTCATTCACTGAGTCCTGATCTTGCATTATAGTAGCTACCGGTTTGAAAGCTACATTAAAATAAATATCTTCTCCATTGGATATTCCACC contains:
- a CDS encoding dicarboxylate/amino acid:cation symporter, with the translated sequence MFKKIPLHTQIIIGLVLGLIFGLVVIKTSIPNSFTIDYVKPFGTIFINGLKMIAVPLVLASLIVGVSNLGDISKLSRIGGKTIGTYLCTTVLAITIGLLLVNIFKPGKSLPPETRENLMSLYEGDAGSRVGQAAELQKQSPLQPLVDIVPENVFQATTDNAAMLQVVFFAILVGVALLQVQKSKAAPVVAFFDGMNDVIIQIVNYIMMIAPYGVFALMASLIVEIAGENPDSALQLLMALLKYSLVVLGGLFIMILVVYPAILMAFTKVKYKDFFKAIRPAQLLAFSTSSSSATLPVTMKQVEEELGVSEEVSSFVLPLGATVNMDGTSLYQGVAAVFIAQALGMELSLTQQLMIVLTATLASIGSAGVPGAGLIMLIIVLESIGVPAAGIALIIAPDRILDMFRTVVNVTGDAAVCTIVASTEGELPDGLIRKSNPLTPND